One region of Eupeodes corollae chromosome 1, idEupCoro1.1, whole genome shotgun sequence genomic DNA includes:
- the LOC129943229 gene encoding ichor has protein sequence MRFCRMNGPNESEVESLLMSPCWGQTQNGSQDQYLLDGHKLLLEHDLDSLPSESDQKGSLDVLDNLLMNSSSIGLSDLKPLPPFTGYTGHLSINGISGHHYHAIAQRLPDESNNNYAQSAYHTTTNQSASSNNNNGSSADQNIVSSSTCLPESVLSSDGNDACLSDVKLFADSQLDSKLYSVADSCLMSDQGPDSVSGVYVDMNSIDDIAAIIGSAIADTTVPNQLDNDDGNDTRDSWMDIDAWIDGNCIQQDGKLIVSQQDSFSDFIQPHSPANTSNSTLQSLLTHGYMPLLHNRLQNGPPLGAIKSEAPSSTSYCNELTSSTSTSPPGSVVSTTDNMLINGNSRYLNSNPPQYSSISMSSNSNAMKPDGICSPDVLGNFPHTTTVTPSTPKSKRPRSQKKSSSNNHQHQQTSSSSNGSNSGSGSQQMQQNSMSPSSVNFNSNDLSGLLGKEKPVHRCNICNRGFLNKSNIKVHLRTHTGEKPFRCDVCAKAFRQKAHLLKHQQIHKRIGRD, from the coding sequence ATGAGGTTTTGCAGAATGAACGGGCCTAATGAATCCGAAGTTGAAAGCCTTCTAATGAGCCCATGTTGGGGACAAACACAAAATGGAAGTCAAGACCAGTACCTGCTAGATGGGCATAAGCTTCTTCTAGAGCATGACCTCGACTCACTGCCAAGTGAATCAGACCAAAAAGGATCTCTGGATGTACTCGATAACCTGCTTATGAATTCATCTTCCATTGGATTGTCTGATCTAAAACCTTTGCCCCCGTTTACCGGATATACGGGTCACCTGTCAATCAATGGCATATCAGGCCATCATTACCATGCAATCGCACAACGGTTGCCGGACGAGAGCAATAATAATTACGCTCAAAGTGCTTACCACACGACCACAAATCAATCTGCCAGCTCAAACAATAATAACGGTTCATCGGCCGATCAAAATATTGTCTCCTCCTCCACATGTCTGCCCGAGTCTGTGCTCAGTTCGGACGGAAATGATGCCTGCCTCTCCGATGTTAAACTCTTTGCCGATAGTCAGTTAGATAGTAAGCTTTATTCTGTGGCGGACAGTTGTCTGATGTCTGATCAGGGCCCAGACTCTGTTTCGGGTGTTTATGTTGATATGAATTCTATCGATGACATCGCTGCCATCATTGGGTCCGCCATTGCCGACACAACAGTTCCCAATCAATTAGACAATGACGATGGCAATGACACTCGAGACTCATGGATGGATATTGATGCGTGGATAGACGGTAATTGCATTCAGCAAGATGGTAAACTTATAGTCTCACAACAGGACAGCTTTAGTGATTTTATTCAACCCCATTCACCAGCCAACACAAGTAATTCAACGTTACAAAGTCTCCTAACGCACGGCTATATGCCACTGCTGCACAACCGTCTCCAAAACGGTCCACCTCTCGGTGCCATCAAGAGTGAAGCACCAAGTTCTACCTCATACTGCAACGAACTGACGTCTTCAACGTCGACAAGTCCGCCCGGTTCAGTTGTTTCAACAACAGACAACATGCTTATCAATGGCAACAGTCGATACCTAAACTCAAATCCTCCTCAATACTCGTCCATTTCGATGTCCAGCAATTCCAACGCCATGAAACCGGACGGCATATGCAGCCCCGACGTTCTGGGAAACTTCCCACACACAACCACCGTTACACCCAGTACGCCAAAATCGAAGCGGCCGCGTTCACAAAAAAAGTCATCGTCCAACAATCATCAACATCAGCAAACGTCTTCATCGTCCAATGGCAGTAACAGCGGCAGCGGCAGTCAACAAATGCAACAGAACTCTATGTCACCGTCTtcagttaattttaattcaaatgacCTGTCGGGTCTGTTAGGAAAAGAAAAGCCCGTCCATCGGTGTAACATTTGTAATCgagggtttttaaataaaagcaatatCAAAGTACACTTGCGGACGCATACCGGTGAGAAACCATTCCGCTGTGACGTCTGTGCAAAGGCGTTTCGGCAAAAAGCTCATTTGCTCAAACATCAACAGATACATAAGAGAATTGGGCGTGATTGA